The proteins below are encoded in one region of Mauremys reevesii isolate NIE-2019 linkage group 15, ASM1616193v1, whole genome shotgun sequence:
- the LOC120382870 gene encoding zinc finger protein 708-like: MQENYETVTSLGFPLPKPDLIVRLERGEEPWLPDLWTCNDRRLPRCIHTGAERGSENEEENHHEEVPREVEPQGTFLGRAEGNFSQCLEQGESWGNWHRSERLLGNHPGKKVDESINGGGGEEDPRAQQTNPKEETPWHYLQCGKGFIVRSQLVTHQTIHTGEKPLQCLDRGESFNKLSDLNNHGRGHSGEKPSQSLECGKCSISKTQIIRHQLSHNAERPHKCLECGKKFKVRSNLINHQAIHRGERPHKCLECGKSFIRRADLVQHQAIHTGERPHKCLACGKSFIRRSHLVRHQALHRGARPQKCLELGKCFIQRSNLVQHQVLHTGGRLHKCLECGKSFIRRSDLVQHQAIHTEGRPHKSLDCGKSFIRKTNLVEHQAIHRGEKPHKCLDCGKSFIRRSHLVQHQAIHTGEKPHKCLECGKSFKVRSNLINHQAIHRGERTHKCLECGKSFIRRADLVQHQAIHTGERPHKCLDCGKSFIRMSHLVRHQALHRGARPQKCLDLGKCFIQRSNLVHHQAIHTEGRPHKSLDCGKSFIRKTNLVEHEAIDRGEKPHKCLDCGKSFIRRSHLVQHQAIHTGEKSHKCLECGKSFKVRSNLINHQAIHKGERPHKCLDCGKSFIRRSVLVQHQAVHTGERPHKCLDCGKSFIRKSHLVRHQALHTGGRPHKCLECGKSYIQRSQLVQHQTIHTGETPEVLGLREKFHIGV; the protein is encoded by the exons atgcaggagaactacgagacggtgacctcgctgg GATTCCCCCTTCCCAAACCTGACCTGATTGTCCGGCTGGAACGAGGAGAAGAGCCTTGGTTGCCCGATCTCTGGACCTGCAATGACAGAAGGCTTCCGAGATGCATCCATACAG gagctgagcgagggagtgagaatgaggaggagaatcaTCATGAGGAAGTTCCTCGGGAAGTGGAACCACAGGGGACCTTTCTGGGAAGAGCTGAAGGCAATTTTTCCCAGTGCTTGGAGCAGGGAGAATCCTGGGGAAattggcacaggtcagagaggcTTCTGGGAAACcacccagggaagaaagtggatgaatctattaatggtgggggaggagaggaggatccCAGAGCGCAGCAGACAAATCCCAAGGAAGAGACACCCTGGCACTACCTTCAGTGTGGGAAAGGATTCATTGTGAGATCACAGCTTgtgacacatcagacaatccatacTGGAGAGAAACCCCTTCAATGCTTGGACcgtggggaaagcttcaataagctCTCAGATCTTAATAACCACGGGAGAGGCCACAGTGGAGAAAAACCCTCTCAATCCCTCGAGTGCGGGAAATGTTCCATTTCGAAGACACAAATAATTAGACATCAGTTAAGCCACAATGcggagagaccccacaagtgcttggagtgtgggaaaaaatTCAAAGTGAGGTCAAACCTTATTAACCATCAggcaatccacagaggagagagaccccacaagtgcttggagtgtgggaaaagtttcatacgaagGGCAgaccttgttcaacatcaggcaatccacacaggagagagaccccacaagtgcttggcctgtgggaaaagtttcatacgaagGTCACACCTAGTTCGTCATCAGGCATTACACAGAGGAGCAAGACCCCAGAAGTGCTTGGAATTAGGGAAATGTTTCATACAAAGATCAaaccttgttcaacatcaggTACTCCACACAGGAGGGAGActccacaagtgcttggagtgtgggaaaagtttcatacgaaggtcagaccttgttcaacatcaggcaatccacacagaaGGGAGGCCCCACAAGtccttggactgtgggaaaagtttcataagaaaGACAAACCTTGttgaacatcaggcaatccacagaggagagaaaccccacaagtgcttggactgtgggaaaagtttcataagaaggtcacaccttgttcaacatcaggcaatccacacaggagagaaaccccataagtgcttggagtgtgggaaaagtttcaaagtGAGGTCAAACCTTATTAACCATCAggcaatccacagaggagagagaacccacaagtgcttggagtgtgggaaaagtttcatacgaagGGCAgaccttgttcaacatcaggcaatccacacaggagagagaccccacaagtgcttggactgtgggaaaagtttcatacgaatGTCACACCTAGTTCGTCATCAGGCATTACACAGAGGAGCAAGACCCCAGAAGTGCTTGGACTTAGGGAAATGTTTCATACAAAGATCAAACCTTGTTCaccatcaggcaatccacacagaaGGGAGGCCCCACAAGtccttggactgtgggaaaagtttcataagaaaGACAAACCTTGTTGAACATGAGGCAATCGACAGAGGAGAgaaaccccacaagtgcttggactgtgggaaaagtttcataagaaggtcacaccttgttcaacatcaggcaatccacacaggagagaaatcgCATAAgtgtttggagtgtgggaaaagtttcaaagtGAGGTCAAACCTTATTAACCATCAGGCAATCCACaaaggagagagaccccacaagtgcttggactgtgggaaaagtttcatacgaaggtcagtccttgttcaacatcaggcagtccacacaggagagagaccccacaagtgcttggactgtgggaaaagtttcataagaaaGTCACACCTAGTTCGTCATCAGGCATTACACACAGGAgggagaccccacaagtgcttggagtgtgggaaaagttacaTACAAAGGTCACAGCTTGTTcaacatcagacaatccacacaggagagactccagAGGTGCTTGgactgcgggaaaagtttcatataGGGGTCTGA
- the LOC120382879 gene encoding zinc finger protein 665-like — protein MKEKDKNPQIWCAERGSENEEGNHHEEVPGEVEPQGTFVGRTEGNFSPRFKLGEAWGNWHRSERLLGNHPGKKVDESSNGGGGEKDPRAQQTNPKEETPWHYIQCGKGLIVRSQLVTHQTIHTGEKPLQCLDRGESFNKLSDLNNYGRSHSGEKPSESLESGKCFISKTQIIKHQLSHTGVRPYKCLDCGKSFIRKSTFVKHQALHTETRPHKCLNCGKCFTERSDLVKHQAIHPGERPHKCLECGKSFIRRSHLAKHQAIHTGEKPHKCLDCGKSFTERSNLIKHQAIHTGVRPYKCFDCGKCFIRKSNLVKHQVIHTGERSHKCLYCGKSFIRKSTLVEHQALHTGLRPHKCLDCGKSFIQRSHLVRHQVLHTGDRPHKCLECEKSFIRRSDLVYHQAIHTGERPHKCFDCGKSFIRRSHLTNLVEHQAIHTGEKPHKCLDCGKSFIRRSHLVKHQAIHRGERPHKCLDCGKCFTERSNLVKHQAIHTGERPHKCLDCGKGYIQRSDLVKHQSIHTGERPHKCLDCGKSFISRSHLVQHQRIHTGERP, from the exons ATGAAGGAGAAAGATAAGAATCCCCAAATATGGT gtgctgagcgagggagtgagaatgaggaggggaatcATCATGAGGAAGTTCCCGGGGAAGTGGAACCGCAGGGGACCTTTGTGGGAAGAActgaagggaatttttccccGCGCTTCAAACTCGGAGAAGCCTGGGGAAATTGGCACAGATCAGAGAGGCTTCTGGGAAACcacccagggaagaaagtggatgaatctagtaatggtgggggaggagagaaggatcCCAGAGCACAGCAGACAAATCCCAAGGAAGAGACACCCTGGCACTACATTCAGTGTGGGAAAGGATTGATTGTGAGATCACAGCTTgtgacacatcagacaatccatacTGGAGAGAAACCCCTTCAATGCTTGGACCGTGGGGAAAGCTTTAATAAGCTCTCAGATCTTAATAACTACGGGAGAAGCCACAGTGGAGAAAAACCCTCTGAATCTCTCGAATCcgggaaatgtttcatttccaagACACAAATAATTAAACATCAGTTAAGCCACACAGGAGTGAGACCctacaagtgcttggactgtgggaaaagtttcataagaaaGTCAACctttgttaaacatcaggcattACACACAGAAACGAGACCCCACAAATGCTTGAACTGTGGGAAATGTTTTACAGagaggtcagaccttgttaaacatcaggcaatccacccaggagagagaccccacaagtgcttggagtgtgggaaaagtttcataagaaggTCACACCTTGctaaacatcaggcaatccacacaggagagaaaccccacaagtgcttggactgtggaaaaagtttcacAGAGAGGTCAAACCTCattaaacatcaggcaatccacacaggagtgaGACCCTACAAGTGCTTcgactgtgggaaatgtttcatAAGAAAGTcaaaccttgttaaacatcaggtaatacacacaggagagagatccCACAAGTGCTTgtactgtgggaaaagtttcataagaaaATCAACCCTTGTTGAACATCAGGCACTACACACAGGgctgagaccccacaagtgcttggattgtgggaaaagtttcatacagaggtcacACCTAGTTCGTCATCAGGTATTACACACAGGAGatagaccccacaagtgcttggagtgtgagaaaagtttcatacgaaggtcagaccttgtttatcatcaggcaatccacacaggagagagaccccacaagtgctttgactgtgggaaaagtttcatacgaagGTCACATCTA ACAAACCTTGttgaacatcaggcaatccacacaggcgagaaaccccacaagtgcttggactgtgggaaaagtttcataagaaggtcacaccttgttaagcatcaggcaatccacagaggagagagaccccacaagtgcttggactgtgggaaatgtttcacagagaggtcaaaccttgttaaacatcaggcaatccacacaggagagagaccccacaagtgcttggactgtgggaaaggtTACATACaaaggtcagaccttgttaaacatcagtcaatccacacaggagagagaccccacaagtgcttggactgtgggaa